Proteins from a single region of Apium graveolens cultivar Ventura chromosome 7, ASM990537v1, whole genome shotgun sequence:
- the LOC141674159 gene encoding uncharacterized protein LOC141674159 encodes MILISKKLLGSENYSSWKRSIQIALSAKNKLVIVTGEFLPPSEKSALYAHWRRVNDMVITWILKTVSDEISNSMNYMDSASDVWNKLSERFSAVSGHKISEVQKDLFMLEQGNDSVEI; translated from the coding sequence ATGATACTTATATCTAAGAAGTTGTTAGGATCAGAGAATTATTCCTCATGGAAACGTTCTATACAAATTGCTTTATCTGCTAAGAATAAATTGGTGATTGTAACTGGGGAATTTTTACCTCCATCTGAGAAATCTGCTTTGTATGCTCATTGGAGGAGAGTTAATGATATGGTAATTACCTGGATATTGAAAACGGTTTCTGATGAAATTAGTAATAGCATGAACTATATGGATAGTGCATCTGATGTTTGGAATAAATTAAGTGAAAGATTCTCTGCTGTTAGTGGACACAAAATTTCTGAAGTACAGAAAGATCTGTTTATGCTAGAGCAAGGGAATGATTCTGTTGAAATTTAG